The bacterium genome window below encodes:
- a CDS encoding aminotransferase class V-fold PLP-dependent enzyme, translating into MKTRKPVPETTQRLWTLDPGVCFLNHGSFGACPAPVLAAQTLFRRRMERNPVRFLGCDIEPLLDAARRDLAAFAGASPEDLAFVPNATFAVNAVLRSIPLRRGDEIVVTNHGYNACRNAAEAVAADVGARVVVAKIPFPIRDARQAVDAILGAVTKRTRLVLIDHVTSPTALVLPIEEIVRKLEPRVPVLVDGAHGPGMLPLDLASLGASYYAANLHKWACAPKGAGFLFVREDRRGAIRPLVVSHGRNTKRAGRSRFHLDFDWTGTNDNTPYLCVPEAIRFLATLAPGGLAALYERNRALALRGRDAIADALGIRPPAPDSMIGSMAAFPVPGDLPRGKADALGIDPLQHALAQRGFVVPVTAPPRAPRRVLRVSCHAYNRAEEYEALASELSKLRRAGARAKRSRS; encoded by the coding sequence ATGAAAACCCGCAAGCCCGTGCCCGAAACGACGCAAAGGCTCTGGACGCTCGATCCCGGCGTTTGTTTTCTGAACCACGGATCGTTCGGCGCGTGCCCGGCGCCGGTGCTCGCCGCGCAGACGCTTTTTCGCCGGCGCATGGAACGCAATCCGGTCCGGTTTCTTGGGTGCGATATCGAGCCGCTGCTCGACGCCGCGCGGCGCGACCTGGCCGCGTTTGCCGGCGCGTCGCCCGAGGATCTCGCGTTTGTCCCGAACGCGACCTTCGCCGTCAATGCCGTATTGCGTTCGATTCCACTCAGACGCGGCGACGAGATCGTCGTCACCAACCACGGCTACAACGCGTGCCGAAATGCGGCGGAAGCCGTCGCGGCGGACGTGGGCGCGCGCGTCGTCGTCGCGAAGATTCCGTTCCCGATTCGCGATGCGCGCCAGGCGGTCGACGCAATCCTCGGCGCGGTCACGAAGCGCACGCGCCTTGTGCTCATCGACCACGTCACCAGCCCCACCGCGCTCGTGCTGCCGATCGAGGAGATCGTGCGTAAGTTGGAGCCGCGCGTACCGGTGCTGGTCGACGGCGCGCACGGGCCCGGGATGTTGCCGCTTGATCTCGCGAGCCTTGGGGCGTCGTATTACGCCGCGAATCTGCACAAGTGGGCGTGTGCGCCCAAGGGCGCGGGTTTTTTGTTCGTGCGCGAGGACCGGCGGGGCGCGATCCGTCCGCTTGTCGTCAGCCACGGGCGCAATACGAAGCGAGCCGGGCGATCGCGCTTTCACCTCGACTTCGACTGGACCGGCACCAACGACAACACGCCGTATCTGTGCGTTCCGGAGGCGATCCGGTTTTTGGCGACGCTTGCGCCCGGCGGGCTCGCCGCATTGTACGAACGCAATCGCGCGCTCGCACTGCGCGGGCGTGACGCGATCGCGGACGCGCTCGGCATCCGCCCGCCCGCGCCCGATTCGATGATCGGTTCGATGGCGGCGTTCCCCGTGCCCGGCGATTTGCCGCGCGGCAAGGCGGACGCGCTCGGCATCGATCCGCTGCAACACGCGCTCGCCCAACGCGGATTTGTCGTGCCAGTGACCGCGCCCCCGCGCGCGCCGCGCCGCGTTTTGCGCGTGAGTTGCCACGCGTACAATCGCGCGGAAGAATACGAGGCCCTGGCGAGCGAACTTTCGAAGTTGCGCCGGGCCGGTGCGCGCGCGAAAAGGAGCCGTTCGTGA
- a CDS encoding type II toxin-antitoxin system HicB family antitoxin — MKLQVVLEPSDEGGFTVYVPALPGCISEGETEEEAMANIREAIELYLEDTDTEQLRKEKPVLVREIAV, encoded by the coding sequence ATGAAACTGCAAGTTGTTTTGGAGCCGTCGGACGAAGGCGGTTTCACCGTCTACGTCCCGGCGCTGCCCGGCTGCATCAGCGAGGGCGAAACGGAAGAGGAGGCGATGGCGAACATCCGTGAGGCCATCGAACTCTATCTCGAGGACACGGACACCGAGCAACTTCGCAAAGAAAAGCCCGTCCTCGTACGCGAGATCGCCGTGTGA